In the genome of Planctomyces sp. SH-PL62, the window CCTTCACGACCGGGAGCAGGTCGGCCGTGCCCGGCTTGACGGTCAGGCCGAAGCGCCGCGAGGTGAGGCCCCCGCCGGGAGCCGGGTCGGCTTCGGGCGCGGGGGAGGGGAGCGGGGTCGGCCGGGGCGACGGCTCGGGCGCGCCGAGGGAGACTTCGACGGGGATGTTTTTCCCGGTCCGGCTGTCGCGGACGGTCACCGTGAGCGTCGCGCCGGCCTTGTCGACGGCTTCCTGGAGCCTGGCCTCGTCGGTCAGGGCCGCGCCGCCGGCCTCGACGAGCACGTCGCCCACTTCGAATCCGGCCTTCCGAGCGGGTCCGTCCTGCCGAACCTCCGTGACCTTCAGGCCCAGGCGGACCGGCTCGACCTCGATGCCCAGCGATCGCTTCGGGGGCGTCGGGACGGGAGAGTTCGGCGAGGGCGCGGGCCGGCGCGGGGGGCCTTGCTTGATGATGCCGGTCACGTCGACCGGCACCGCGGCCTGCTCGTTGGTGCGGACGTTGAGCACCGCGAGTTCGGCCGTCGCCGGGCCCTGGGAGAGCAGGTCGGCGAACTGCTGGAGGCTGGCGAAGCCCGACTTGTTCACGCCGATGATCACGTCCCCCTTCTCGAAACCCGCCTTCTGGGCCGGGGTGTCGGGGAGGACGTCGGTGATCTTCAGAACCAACCGGCCGCTGGCCTCCACCGGGTCGGCCTTCACGCCGAAGTCCCCGAGGATCGTCTTGCCCGAGGCGGACGAGGCGCCCGACGACGGACCCGGCGTCGGGGAGGGGGCGGGCCGCGCGGCGACGTCCGGCTCGGCCGCCAGATCGAACCAGTCGGAGGAGGCACCCTGCCAGCCGCCGCCGGGGCGGGGGGCGAGGTAGGCGCGGATCGCGGACCCCACGGGAGGGATCGGCCGGTCGCCTCGGGGGACGTGGACGTAGACCGGGTCGCCGGGCGCGGGGATCGGCGGCCGGCGGACGTCGGCCGGGGCTCGGCCCAGTTCCGTGCGGGCGACGTCGATCTGCACCAGGGCGTCGGCCTGCTCCGGCCGGGCGCTGCGGAAGACGTCGCGCACCGCGCCGTCGACGATCACGGCGGCGGCTTCCTTCGATCGCGGGGCGTCCTGGGCCCGGATCGGCCCGGTCGTCGCCAGGACCAGCGTCGCGACGGCGCACAAGCATGAGCGTTTCATCACGTCTCCTCCCGAATGTTCGGCCTGGCGACCGGGGCCCCGGCCCTCGATCGCCGTGATTGTACCCCGAGCCGAGACCGCAAAGGAGACGCCGTCGGGGTCAGAAGTCCATCCGGTTGAACGCCTTGATCCCGATCCGAAGCGGGATGATGGTGGCCGCCGCGCCGACGATCAGGCTGGCGACCACGGCCGTCGTGAGCCAGAACCGGAGCCCCCCGCGCGAGAGGATGTAGCGGGCCGACTCGGGGTTGTCCTGGCCGACGAAGTAGAGGTGGCACGGCACGGCGAGGGCCGTGACGATCGTGAAGATGAAGACCAGGCTCACCAGCAGGTTGAACGTCCCGCCGAACCCGGCGGCGATCTTCGACGGGTCGCTCTCCCGCAGGTTGGGCAGCCGCGCGCCCAGCCCCACGCTGATCCCCGAGAGCCCCAGGCAGAGGACCGCGATCATCCCGACGTGCAGCAGGATCATCCAGGGGTTCATCTGGAGCATCAAGTCGGAGAGGATCACCAGGAACTCGGTCGAGATCAGCGAGATCCCCGCCGAGAACGCGAACTTGCCCCAGAGGATCTGGTCGCGTCGCAGGGGGAGCAGGCCCAGGACCCAGAAGTTCCGCCCCTCCAGCGAGAGCAGCGGGAAGATGAACCGGCTGGTGAACGTGGAGAGGATCAGGGCCGTCACCGACAGGTTCAGGAAGCTGACGAGGTTCCGCCAGTACGGGCTCTGCGCCCCGTATCCCAGCCGGGGGATGTTCAGGAAGTAGAACGCCAGGAGCCCGAAGAAGATCACGAACTGCGACCACTGCGTCGGGTCGCGGAGGAAGGTCCGCAGGTCCTTGAGGATCAGGAGCCGGATCGGGTGGGGGAGGTAGAAGAAGAGGCGGTGGAAGGCGGCGTCCATGAACTGGAAGCCCACCCGCTTCCGCTTCGACCGCCCCCCCTGGACCCGGCTGTAGCCGCGTCGATAGAGGTCGCGCGCCAGCACGGCGGCGGTCAGATACCCGAGTCCGGCGTGGGAGGAGAGGATCATCAGGTAGTACGCGGCGCCCGGCCAGTCCCCCTTCGCCGAGGCGAGCAGCCCGGCGGACATCCATCGGCTGGGCCAGAGCGGGTGCTGGCAGAACGCCAGGCGGTTCAGCACCCCTCCGAGCCAGTCGCCGCTGAGCGCCTCGCCGGGCGTCGTCCAGAGCCGGTAGCCGACGTAGAAGAGGCCCGCCGCCGCGCCGAGCGTCGCCAGGGCGAGGATCGTCCGCTCGCGCCTCGGGAAGACGTTCGCCACGAGGATCGCCACGATCGCCCCCAGGCTCGCCGGGATCATCACGAACGCCAGCAGGAAGATCAGGAACAGCGGGTAGTAGGCCCAGGGCGCGCCCGCATCGCCGCCGGCCGGCTTGATCGTCAGCCCGTAGGCGACCAGAAGGGGGCTCCCCAGCAGGAAGAACCCCCACGAGGAGAACCCCACGGCCTCGGCGAACTTGTGGGCGAAGATCCGGTCGGTCGAGGCCGGCGTGGTCAGCAGATAGGCCGCCTCGCGCGAGTGGAAAAGCGCCGCGTAGACGATGATTCCGGTCGAGAACAGGAGCATCGCCAGGAGCGACAGGAAGAACATGCTGAACAGGTATTCGATGAGCGTGTTCGCCAGGTCGATGAACGACGCGATGAACTGGAAGCTCCCGAGGAAGAGCAGGAACAGCCCCGCCCAGAAGACCGCGCTGCAGAACACGATCATCGACATCCGCAGGCGGGCGTCCGCGACCAGGACTCCCGTCGCGTTGCGCAACAGCCGCCATCGCAGCCAGCGCAGGGCGCGGGCCGTGCGATCGGCCGAGGGGCGGGGGGCGTCGATTGCGGCGGCCGGCGATTCCGGCAGGGCGAGGCTCATTTCGGCGTCTCCAGGCGGGCCCGGGCGACGGGGCTGATCGCCCGGTGGACGCCGTCGCCGGTCAGCTTGAGGAACAGGTCCTCCAGGCTGCCGTCATGTTGGGCCTGCTTGCGAAGCTCGTCGAGCGAGCCGACCGCGAGCATCCGGCCGTGGTCGACGATGCCGATGGTGTCGGCCAGCTCCTCGGCGATCGCCAGGAGGTGGATCGACATCAGCACGGCCGCTCCGGCCCTCGCCTGCGCCACGAACATGTTCTTGACGATCCGGGCGCTGCGGGGGTCGAGCCCGACCAGGGGCTCGTCGACCACCAGGACTCGGGGCTCGTGCACCAGGGCCGAGGCGAAGACCACCCGCTGCTTCATCCCCTGCGAGTAGTTCTCGCAAAGCTCGTCGATGAAGTCGGCCATCTCGAAAGTGTCGATCATCTCGTCGATCCGGGCCGTGCCGGCCTCCCGGTCGACGCCGTACATCTCGACCACGAACCGGAGGAACTCGCGGCCGGTCAGCTTGTCGTAAAGGTAGGGCTGGTCCGGGACGTAGCCGAGCTGCCGGCGGGCCTCCGCCGACGACGCGGGAAAGCCGCCGACCGTCACCGTGCCGCCGCTGGGGGCGAGGAGGCCGCAGATCATCTTGATCGTGGTGGTCTTGCCGGCCCCGTTGGGGCCGAGGAACGCGAACAGCTCCCCCGGCCGGACGGTCAGGTCCAGGTGGTCGACGGCGCGCTTCGCGCCGAACGACTTGCTCACGCCGCGAAGCTCGATCATTGCTCCCCCTTCCGGTCGGCTTCGGCGGCCGTCTTCGTCGACTTGTCCGGCAGCCGTTCCAGGATCATCTCGACGAACGGCAGCGGCACCTGCTGACGGAGGATCGCCCCGTCCAGCCGCACCCAGGTCTTGGTGGTGATCGGCCCCGCGTGCTGCTCGACTTCGAACGCGCTGACGGCCTCGCCGTTCCAGACGATCAGGGTCCGCCGCTTGACCTCCACGCGGGCCGTCTCGACCATCCCGGACAGGGGGTTGACGACCTGCACATCCCACCTCTGGCCGACGTTCAGCCCGGGCAGGCGGTCGAGCGGGCGGAGGGCGTCGTAAACCACGCTCCGCGACTCGTACGGGTAGGTCTTGTGGAGGTTGAACACCGAGGCGATCCCCCGCGCCCTGACGTCCATCACGCCGCCGCTGACCTTCCCCTCGACCTTGAACAGGTCGGCCCCCTCGTCGGCGCCCCTGACCTTCATGATGAACCACTTAAGGTCGCCCCGGCTGTCGACCCGGTAGTCGCCGTCGATGGTCAGCCGTACGCTCGGGCTGTTCGCCAGCGGGGTCCGCTTGAGCAGTTCGCCGGCGTCGAATTCGACCGTGCTGGTCATTTCGTACCCGCCGGAGGGGAGCCGCTTCGTCTCGGTCCGGGCCTCGCCGACGTTCCGGCGGGCTTCGGGGTTCCGAGGGTCGTCGAGCACGTCGATCGACCACGACGCCGGGCCCGCGTCGTCTCCGGCCGCCGAGACGATCGACCTCAGGTCGGGGGGATAGCCGAGGCTCAGCTCCGGCAGGACCTCCCACTTGAGCAGGAAGAACGCCGCGATCGACCAGTAGACCAGGATGGCTACCGAGACCAGCCGTGGGGGCATGGCGTTCGTCCCCTAATAACATGGTGAAGAGAGAAACTCTCTGTCCATGCTAGGCGCGAAGGGCCGGGGAGGACAGGGGAAAGCGTCCTCCCCGGCCGAGATTCCGACGCCTGTCGGACGCGCCGGGCCGTCTCCACCCGGGAAGCCCCTCGATGGCGCGCCGGAGGAGCCGCCGCGCGTCGCGGGGGACTCCAGACGGATCGAGGATGTTCCCGATCGATCGACGCCGACGGACCGGCGCGTTCCTCGACTCGGTCGAGGCGCCCGGCGTGGAGCGATCAGCCCCCGGGCGCGAAGGCGCGGGTGCGTCGGCGAGGGTCGAAGGGCGGGCCGAGGCTCAGGCGGGAGCGGACCGGCTGAAGGCCTTCACTTTCGCCTTCGCCGGGACCTTCACCGTGAGGGACTCGACTTTCGGCGAGCCTTCGGCGAGCAATTCGGCGGGGGCGGGCGCTTCCGGCTTGACCTTCGGTCGAGGGGGGTCCGACTGCCGGACGGCGCATTGGGGGTGGATGCCTGCCTGCGAGTAGACCGCCTTGTGGCAGACCGGGCACTGGGCCCGTCCCGAAACGGAGGTGGGAGGAGTGTGATAGTGCCTTGTCGACATGGTGCCTCCTCAGAGGGGTAAGGCGACTCCGGGAGGACCATCAGGATCAGGCCGCCCGGACGGGCGTCAGGCGCTTCGAGCCGCCGAAAGTCGGGGCCGAGAGCCAAGACGCGATCGAGCCCCGGCGCATGCGGAGGCGATGAGGAGCCTCAGGGGCTCCCGGTTGATTACCAGGCGAGGCGGCCTCGCTGGTCTCGGCGATGCGAATCGAATCGCCGTGCATGTCATGGGGCTCCTCGCCCGGTTGCAATGGGGCGAGGGCGAAGATGAGGCTCTCGCCGACGGCGAAAAAGCTCTCCGAGGATGTCGGGACCATCGCCCTGCGGCTCCGGTCCCGCTCTCGCATTCGATATCGTCCGGCTTCCGCCGGATCGCTGTCATCGAGAGGCCTTCCTGTGCGAGGGCCGGGTTCGATGCACGGGGCCCCGATCCCCGGCTCGCGGGACGTCCCCTATGGAGGGGGGACTCTCCCGGCTCGAACGCGGATCGTCCGGACGAATCCGGAGAAAGGCCGCATTCCAGCGCCCATCGATCAGCTCGTCGATGGGAACGCTGGAAAGGAGGACTTCATCGACGGGGCGGGAGGGGCTGAGGTTGCAAACCCTTCCGCGCCCATCGATCAGGCTGATCAATAGCGGCGACCGCCGCCACCGCCACCGTAGCCGCCGCCGCCACCGCCGTAGCCGCCGCCGCCACCACCACCGTAGCCGCCGCCGCCGCCGGTGCGGGGCTCACGGGGCTTGGCTTCGTTGACGGTCAGGTTGCGGCCGTCGTAGTTGTGACCGTTCAGGGCCTGGATGGCCGCCTGGGCTTCGGCGTCCGAGCCCATCTCGACGAAGCCGAAGCCCTTCGAGCGGTTAGTGTCCCGATCGACGACCACCTGGGCGCTCTGCACGGTCCCGTAGGGCGTGAACAGCTCCTCCAGATCGGTGGAGGTGATGTTGTAGGTCAGATTCCCAACGTAAAGCTTTCTGGACAAGATCAGCTCCGAGGCGAAAGATTCGACCCGCATGGTGCTCCCCGGGTCGAGAAGGAAGGTGGGCCCTAGATGGGCCCCGGTGGGCCCCAGGTGGGCCCGAAAGGCTGGAAAAGGCGAGAGATGGGCGATGAGGCCTCGGGGAGTGCCAGCGGCGCCGCTCGGTCGACAGACCAACCGAGTGAAGCATAACAGAAGCTGGAAACGATGAATAGGAAAAACGAGATTTTTTTCAACATCCGTCCAAACGCGTGAAATGGCCCGCGTCGACGCCCCCTCGCGTAGAATGTCCTCGCCCGGATCTCCTGCGGGTTCGAGGGCGACCGCGGCCGAGATCCGGCGACGCTGAACCGGAAGGGCTGGAGCGACATGACCCGGACCGATGAGAATCTCGTCAAGCTGTTCGTCCGCCTGCGGGAAGAACTCCGGGACGTCCCCGCGGTGGGCCTCGCCTTGAAGGCGCAGGGGGGCGACGTCACGCTGAGGGTCCGGAGCGAGGAGACGGCCGGAGATGAGCGTTCCCCGTTCTTCGCCCTGGTCGTCGGCGCCGCCGAGCGCGACGGCGCCTATCGGATCTCCTACCGGCCCAGCGGCACGCCGCTGGCGGAACCCGGCGTGACGATCGTCGCCGCGGACTCCGCCGACGAGCTGTTCGGGCTTGTTTGGGATCGCGTCGACGCGGAGCGGCGGCGGATCGACGCTCATCGCGGCGGGGCCTGAAGCCGATCCAGCACGGCCAGGGCGTCGCTCGTCGCCGCGCCTTCGGCCGTGTTGTCGAAGATGCACCAGACGGGCCCGTCGCCGGCCTCGGCGGCGAGCCGATCCGCCAGGGCGTCGCGATCGGAGTCGGGATACGCCGAATGGTACATCACCGGCGACCCGTGCAGGCGGTGGTAGATCAAGCCTCGCCAGCCGCCGGGCTCCGCCGCCCGGGGGACGACGGCGGGATCGGCCGCGACGCGGGCGGCCTCGTGATCGGCGAGCAGCCGGTCCGCTTCGGGCTCGAACCAGCTTCGGTGTCGGGGCTCCCAGGCGACGCCCCCGTCGTACCGCCGCCTCAGCGCCTCCAGAAACGCGGCGGCGACCCCGCGGTCGAAGGCCAGGCTCGGGGGGAGTTGCACCAGGAGCGGGCCTCGCTTCGCCCCCAGCTGGGCGGTCTCGTCGAGGAAGCGGTCGAGCGGCTCGCCCGCGCCGACGAGGCGGCGATCATGGGTGATCTCCCGGGGGACCTTGATCGAGAACGAGAAGCCGGCCGGCGTCTCCGCCGCCCATCGGGCGTACGTGGACGGCCGATGGGGGCGGTAGAACGACGAGTTGATCTCGACGGCCGGGAACCTCCGCGCGTAGCGCTCCAGATGGCTCCCCTCCTCGGGGAAGCTCCCGGCGTGCTCCTTGGGGATGGACCAGCCGGCGCACCCGATGCGCGCGTCGAGGCGGGGGGGGCGACCCATCCCGGGCTCCTTCGAAGGTGAGACCGCGAGCGACGCCGAATGGACGGGCGTCCGGCCGTCGCGTCGCCGATCGTCTCAAAGCAAGGGGCGTGCCGACCCGACCCGCTCCGACGTTTTCGATCACGGGACCCGGGAAGGAACGCCGACTGCTCCCGCGTCGCCGCGATCGAGACTCGCCCTCGCCGTCCGGACCTCCTGGTATAATCGAGCGGTCCCGGGTCATCCCAGACAGGAGACGCATCCGATGGAACGTCGAGGCTTTCTCAAGGGCACGTCCGCCGCCGGTCTTCTGGCCCTGCTCGATCCCGCGTACGTGCGGGCCAGGGAGGCCTTCCAGGCCGGCTCGCCGCCTTCCCAGCTCGTGCCGAAGCGGCCTTACGGCAGGGCGAAGGACTCGATCTCGATGATCGGCTTCGGCGGCATCATCGTCATGGACGTGACGCCCGAGCAGGCCTCGCGATACGTCGGCGAGGCCGTGGATCGAGGCGTCAACTACTTCGACGTGGCCCCTTCCTACGGCAACGCCCAGGAGCGGCTCGGACCGGCCCTCAAGCCCCATCGCGACGGCTGCTTCCTCGCCTGCAAGACGACCGAGCGGGAGGCGGCCGGGGCTCGCGGGGAGTTGGAGGAGTCGTTGCGGGTCCTGCAGACCGATCGGCTCGACCTCTATCAGCTCCATGCGCTGACGAGCCTGGAGGACGTCGACCGGGCCTTCGCGCCGGGAGGGGCGATGGAGGTTTTCCTGAAGGCCAGGGAGCGCGGCCAAGTCCGCTACCTCGGCTTCTCGGCCCACAGCGAGGAGGCGGCCCATGCGGCGATGGATCGCCATGATTTCGACTCGATCCTGTTTCCCCTGGGCTTCCCGACCTGGATCAAGGAGGGGTTCGGTCCCTCGGTCCACAAGCGCGCCCAGGAAGGTGGGAAGGCGATCCTGGCCCTCAAGGCGATGGCCCACCGGAAATGGACGGTCCAGCCGGAGGATCGCAAGTGGAACAAGACCTGGTACGAGCCTTTCGATCAGCTCGATCAGGTGTCGCTGGGGCTGCGGTTCACCAACGATCTGCCGGTCCACGCCATGATCCCGCCGGGACACTGGGACCTCTTCAAGATGGCGGTCGAGCTGGCCCAGGCGGGGGCGCTGACGCCCCTCAACGACGCCGAGCGCGAGATCGTCGCCGCGATCGCCCAGGACGGCGAGCCGATCTTCGAGAAGAAGGCCTGACGCGGTTCAACCGGGCCGATCGCGCTAGCGCTTTCCCCTTCGGATCGCGTGGAGCGTCTCGTCCAGCTTGGAGAGGAAGCGGGACCGATCGACCTTGGAGAAGGCCGACGGCCCGCCGCCGAACTCGCCCGACTGCCTCAGCATATCGTGCAGGGCGCGGGTGGCGAGCGCCTCGCCGATGGCGTCCTCGGTGAAGGCGTATCCCTTCGGGTTCAGCACTCGCGCGTCGGCCTTCAGGCAGCGCTCCGCCAGGGGGATGTCCGAGGTGATCGCGACGTCCCCAACGCCGACGCGATCGGCGATCCAGTCGTCGGCCGCGTCGAATCCGCCCCGGACCACGACCAGCTCGATCAGCGCGTCCCTGGGCGTGAACAGCAGCGAGTTCGAGACCACGAAGACCTTGGCCTCGTGGCGTCGGGCGACCCGGTAGATCTCATCCTTGACCGGGCAGGCGTCGGCATCGACGTAGATTGGCATCGGCTGGGCGTCCCGACGTGGCGTGAGAGGGCGATCGGCATGGCTGGGGGCCGTTGGACGACCCCTCCCATTCTACGAGGAAAGTCCAGCCAGATCGGCCGGAAGACCTCGCCGCCAGCCTGCATTTCCGCGAGACCGACGCAGGTTGACTGCGCCATAATGGACTGCCGACCGGCGACACGGGAGGGCGAACCGGCCCTCGTGTGGACCTGGGACGGCAACGACGAGATGGACCCGGCGCAGGGCCGAGGCCGGACCGTGGCGAGGGGCGACGAACTCCACGGGTTGATCGTCTTCCACGGCGGCGACGAGTCGGAATTCCGGGCGATCAGGAAGGGCCGTTGAGCCGAGGCGGAAACGACCGAAGATCGAGGCCGTTCAAGCTCGGCGGATGATCCATGAACAAGACGGAGGCGAACGAGCAAGGCATGGACAGCCAAACTTACCAACCAGGCCCGACACCGGACAGCGTACGGGCCGCCGATGGGAAGGTCGTGGCCATACCGGAGGGCTGGGCGCTGCTCCCTCCGGGGGATGCCGGGCTGACTCGTCGGGTGAAGGCCGCCGGGGATCATTGGATCGTCCAGGAGAAGGTGGGGCGCAGGACGTTCTCCAGGGGCGTGTGGGCGGCGGCGGAGAGCATCGAGCGGATTCGGGCCGAACTCGAAGCCGAGCGATCCACCGAGGGCTACGCCAGGAAGAGGGAGGCCGCCTCTCGGCGGCGAGAGCAGGCGCAGGCCGAGTACGTCGAGGACTTCCACGGGGCCGTGGTGGCGTTCCTCGGCTTCCACGCCGATCACGCCGGGCTCGCCGATCGCCTCGCTCGGGCCGTCGCCGACCACGCCACGCCGGTGGGAAGCGGGACCGTGGCCCGGACCGAACGCATCCCGATCGAGCGGCGGGCCGAGGCCGCCGTGATCGCCTGGATGCGGCACCAGACCACCGGCTACGACGGCATGACGATCCCCAGGGTCAAGGGGAAACGGCGGGAGGTCCGTCGGCTGCTGGCCCGGCGGTCGCAGGAGCTGTTGCAGCGCTATCGCAGCGGCGAGCCGGTCGTGGATGAATGCCCGCTAGAGAGGGCGTTGGCGGACGGCGTCCGAGGCGGGACGACCGAGGGAGGAACCGAAGAGGCGACATCAGCCTGAGGCTATCCACTCGCCTTTCAGGATGCACCCCCTCGACCCGCACTGGACGCTTCCCAGCCGCCTGGAGGAAAGCCCGACGGCCCAGATGATCCAGATCAGCGGATTCATCACCGACCCAGGATTTTGAAGCGGGAGGCACCGCGGAAAGGGCCGACCCACCTGAAAAGGAAGCGTCGAGGCGGAGCTGCGCGATCCGAATGGGTGACGCGCAGGGCTCCGCGACGCGCGGATTTCTCGGCCCGAGGGGCCGATCAGGGGCGATCCGAGAGGGTGGCGAAGATGCCCTGCATGAAGGCGGGGAGGTCTTCGGGCGTGCGGCTGGTGACGAGGTTGCCGTCGCGGACGCAGGCGCCGTCCTGCCAGACGCCGCCGGCGTTCTCGACGTCGTCGCGGATGGCGAAGAAGCCGGTGATGTTGCGACCCTTGATGCAACGGGCCGAGCAGAGCATCCAGGGGCCGTGGCAGATGGCCGCGACGACCTTGCCGAGGCTGGCGGCGCGGGCGACCAGCTCGACCATCGCCGGGGTGCGCCGCATGTGGTCGGGCGAGTAGCCGCCGGGGATCACCACCAGGTCGAAGTCTTCCGCCTTGACGTCGGCGGCGGCCACGTCGGACTTGGCGGGGTAGCCATGCTTCGAGGCGTAGGTCTCGCCGGCCCTGGGGCCGACGATCTTGACGTCGCAGCCGGCCTCGCGGAGCCGATAGACGGGGTACCAGAGTTCCAGGTCCTCGTAGAACTTCTCGACCAGGACCGCGGCCGATTTGCCGCTCAGATTGCTCATGGGGGTTCCTTCGCTGGGGTGGTTGTGCGGGTTTGATACGGGTGTGCGGCCTGGGGCGAGCGTCAGCCGCGGGCGGACGTGGCGCGGTCCGCGGAGGCGTGCTCGACCATGGAGCGCTTGATGGCCTCTTCGAAGCCGAAGGGAGGCTGGTAGCCCAGCAGTTTGCGGGCCTTGTCGATCGAGAAGTCGAGGTTGAGGCCCAGGAACTTGTATCGGGCCTTGTTGATGATCGGCGCGTCCTTGCGGCCGCGGAGCCGGGCGCCCCCCTCGACGATGGTGGCCAGGAACTTGGCCAGCTTCAGGGGGATCTTCCGCGAAGGGGCGGGGAGCCCGGCCAGCTCGGCGACGCGGCCGATGAACCGGCGCTTGCTGACGGCCTCGCCGTCGGTGAGGTTGAAGACCTCGCCCACGGCCCCGGGGGCCTCGGCGGCCAGGAAGATCCCGTGCACGAGATTCTTGGCGTAGATGCAGTTCAGGGCCTGCTCGCCCGAGCCGAAGTAGGCGAAGGTCCCCCGCCGGAGGTTGGTGAGGAGCTTGGGGAGGACGGTGCGGTCGCGCTCGCCGTAGATGAATCCGGGGCGGACGACGACGATCGGCAGGCCCTTCTCCTTGCCGTACCGGAGGGCCAGGGCCTCGGCTTCGGTCTTGGAGCGGGTGTAGGCGTCGAGGGAGTCGGCGGCGGGGGGGTGGTCTCGTCGGTGCCGTGGTGGTCGCGGCCCTCGTAGACGCCGAGCGAGCTGACGTGGACGAATCGCTCGACCTTGGCGGCGACGGCGGCGTCGAGGAGGAGGCGGAGGGCGTCGACGTTGAGCCGGCGGAACTCGGCGAGGGTCCCCCAGTCGCCGACCTTGGCGGCGCAGTTGAAGATCCAGTCGGCGCCGGCCGCTCCCCGGGCGAGGGCGTCGGCGTCCTCGAGGTCGCCGACGACCTTCTCGACGCCCCACTCGTCCAGCTTTCGGACGTCGCTGGTGGGCCGGACTAGGGCGCGGACGCGGTGGCCCCGCTTGAGGGCCTCCTCGACCGCGTGGCCCCCCACGAGGCCGGTGGCGCCGGTCACGAAGATCGTCTTGGGACTGCTGCTCATGGCTCTCGGATCTCGACCGCGGGAGGGATGCCGCCGACGGTCCGGGCGCGGTCAGGCTGCCGGTCCGCTCGGTGCGGGAGGGTTCGACGTCGACCCTCTTCGATCCTACCCGATGGGACGCGGCGGTCAAACCGGCCTTCGCCGGGGCGGCCGCCCCGCGACGGAGTTAGGGGTGGCCTTGGGATCGTCGCTCGGTGTAGTCTGGAGGGTGTGGATCTCGTCGCCGCCGCCCCGCGGGCGGGGCTTTCCACTTCGAGTCGTGCGGGAATCGCGACGCGGCGCCGATCCGATCTGAGGAGCCGCGCCGACCGGGTCGGGATCGTGTAGACGGAAGGAATGGGTCGTCATGGCCGCCAGCCTCAAGCCGGAAGAGATCGAATCGTTTCGTCGCCTGCTGGTGGACCTGGACGACCGGCTTCGCGGCAACGTCGACCGCATGACCGACGAGGCCCTGCGGCGGAATCAGAACGAGGCGAGCACGAACCTCTCGAACGTCCCTCTGCACATGGCCGACGTGGGGACCGAGAACTACGACCAGGAGTTCACCCTCGGGCTGATCGAGAACGAGCAGGAGACGCTCAAGCTCATCGGCGAGGCCCTGGGTCGGGTCCGGGACGGCCACTACGGACGCTGCCTCGAGTGCGAGCAGCCCGTCGCCAGGGCCCGGCTGGAGGCCCTCCCTTACACCCGCTA includes:
- a CDS encoding TraR/DksA family transcriptional regulator, producing the protein MAASLKPEEIESFRRLLVDLDDRLRGNVDRMTDEALRRNQNEASTNLSNVPLHMADVGTENYDQEFTLGLIENEQETLKLIGEALGRVRDGHYGRCLECEQPVARARLEALPYTRYCIECARKLENPE
- a CDS encoding type 1 glutamine amidotransferase domain-containing protein is translated as MSNLSGKSAAVLVEKFYEDLELWYPVYRLREAGCDVKIVGPRAGETYASKHGYPAKSDVAAADVKAEDFDLVVIPGGYSPDHMRRTPAMVELVARAASLGKVVAAICHGPWMLCSARCIKGRNITGFFAIRDDVENAGGVWQDGACVRDGNLVTSRTPEDLPAFMQGIFATLSDRP